One genomic segment of Fusobacterium nucleatum includes these proteins:
- a CDS encoding TRAP transporter large permease subunit has translation MKVFNKLEEWLGGSLFIGMFVVLVMQIFSRQVFNSPLIWSEELSRLIFVYVGLLGVSMGIRSQQHIMIDFLYAKFPKSMQKIIFTIIQILILACLIFFLYFGYDLFIKKEELEIVSLGISMKWMYLALPLITLLMLVRFYQAYSENYVQNKVYIKPIFILALIIILVLIAFIKPELFKVLKLSNYFDFGEMTIYYVLIAWLVMIFFGVPVGWSLLVACILYFALTRWKVVYFAADKLVYSLDSFSLLSVPFFILTGILMNGAGITERIFNFAKAMLGHYTGGMGHVNVAASLIFSGMSGSAIADAGGLGQLEIKAMRDEGYDDDICGGLTAASCIIGPLVPPSISMIIYGVIANQSIAKLFLAGFVPGFLTTIALMIMNYFVCKKRGYKKTAKASPKERWIAFKKSFWALLTPILIIGGIFSGIFTPTEAAVIATFYSIILGGFIYKELTVKSFFKHCVEAVAISGVTVLMIMTVTFFGDIIAREQVAMRVAEIFIKYATSPMMVLVMINLLLLFLGMFIDALALQFLVLPMLIPIAEQVGIDLVFFGVMTTLNMMIGILTPPMGMALFVVAQVGKMNVSTVTKGVLPFLLPIFITLVIITIFPQIILFLPNLIVGG, from the coding sequence ATGAAAGTATTTAATAAATTGGAAGAGTGGCTAGGAGGAAGTCTATTTATTGGAATGTTTGTTGTACTTGTTATGCAAATATTTTCTAGACAAGTTTTTAATAGCCCTCTTATTTGGAGTGAAGAGCTATCAAGATTAATATTTGTTTATGTTGGCTTACTTGGAGTCAGTATGGGAATAAGAAGTCAACAACATATAATGATAGATTTTTTGTATGCAAAGTTTCCAAAATCAATGCAAAAGATTATTTTCACAATTATACAAATTTTAATTTTAGCTTGTTTAATATTCTTTTTATATTTTGGTTATGATTTATTTATAAAAAAAGAGGAATTAGAGATAGTTTCATTGGGAATTTCAATGAAATGGATGTATTTAGCTTTACCACTTATCACTCTATTGATGTTAGTTAGATTTTACCAAGCATATTCAGAAAATTATGTTCAAAATAAAGTATATATTAAACCTATTTTTATATTAGCTTTAATTATAATCTTAGTACTTATAGCATTTATAAAGCCAGAATTATTTAAAGTTTTAAAATTATCTAATTATTTTGATTTTGGTGAAATGACTATATATTATGTACTAATAGCTTGGTTAGTGATGATATTTTTTGGAGTTCCTGTTGGTTGGTCCTTACTTGTAGCTTGTATTTTATATTTTGCTCTTACTAGATGGAAAGTTGTATATTTTGCAGCTGATAAATTAGTTTATAGTTTGGATAGTTTTAGTCTTTTAAGTGTACCATTCTTCATACTTACTGGAATTTTAATGAATGGAGCAGGAATAACAGAAAGAATTTTTAACTTTGCTAAGGCTATGTTAGGACATTATACAGGTGGAATGGGACATGTTAATGTTGCAGCAAGTTTAATTTTTTCTGGAATGTCTGGTTCAGCTATTGCTGATGCAGGTGGTTTAGGTCAACTTGAAATAAAGGCAATGAGAGATGAAGGCTATGATGATGATATTTGTGGAGGACTTACAGCTGCCTCTTGTATTATAGGACCATTAGTTCCTCCTAGTATAAGTATGATTATATATGGAGTTATTGCAAACCAATCAATAGCAAAATTATTTTTAGCTGGTTTTGTTCCTGGGTTCTTAACTACTATTGCACTTATGATAATGAACTACTTTGTATGTAAAAAAAGAGGCTATAAAAAAACTGCTAAGGCAAGTCCTAAGGAAAGATGGATAGCATTTAAAAAATCATTTTGGGCATTATTAACTCCTATTCTAATAATTGGTGGTATATTCTCTGGAATATTTACTCCTACTGAAGCTGCTGTTATAGCAACATTTTATTCTATAATTTTAGGAGGATTTATTTATAAAGAATTAACTGTAAAATCATTCTTTAAACACTGTGTTGAAGCTGTTGCAATAAGTGGAGTAACTGTGCTTATGATAATGACAGTAACTTTCTTTGGTGATATTATTGCAAGAGAACAAGTTGCTATGAGAGTTGCAGAAATATTTATTAAATATGCAACATCACCTATGATGGTTCTTGTTATGATAAACTTATTACTTTTATTCTTAGGAATGTTTATAGATGCATTAGCTTTACAATTTTTAGTGTTACCAATGTTAATTCCTATTGCAGAACAAGTTGGAATTGATTTAGTATTCTTTGGGGTTATGACAACATTAAATATGATGATTGGTATATTAACTCCACCAATGGGAATGGCTCTCTTTGTAGTTGCTCAAGTTGGAAAAATGAATGTAAGTACAGTCACAAAAGGAGTTTTACCTTTCTTGTTACCAATATTTATTACTTTAGTAATTATAACTATATTCCCTCAAATCATTTTATTTTTACCTAATTTGATAGTGGGAGGCTAA
- a CDS encoding ROK family protein has translation MNILAIDIGGTMIKYGLVSFDGKILSTDKIKTEASKGLNNILNKIDNIFKRYKENNPVGIAVSGTGQINGMIGKVIGGNPIIPNWIGTNLVKILEEKYNLPIVLENDVNCVALGEKWVGAGKDLSNFICLTIGTGIGGGIILNNQLFRGENFVAGEFGHILIKKGEFEQFASTTALIRLVKERTGKTLNGKEIFDLEKKEIVEYQEVISEWIENLAEGLSSIIYCFNPANIILGGGVIEQGEPLINRIKNSLFKKIGPQFKEKLNITQAKLGNNAGMIGASYLLLEKINKR, from the coding sequence ATGAATATTTTAGCAATAGACATCGGTGGAACAATGATAAAATATGGTTTAGTTTCTTTTGATGGAAAAATTTTATCAACTGATAAAATAAAAACTGAAGCTAGTAAAGGTTTAAATAATATTTTAAATAAAATAGATAATATTTTTAAAAGATATAAAGAGAATAATCCAGTTGGGATAGCTGTATCTGGGACAGGTCAGATAAATGGTATGATAGGAAAAGTGATAGGGGGAAATCCTATTATACCCAACTGGATAGGCACAAATCTTGTTAAAATATTAGAAGAAAAATATAATTTACCCATTGTTTTAGAAAATGATGTGAACTGTGTTGCTCTTGGAGAAAAATGGGTAGGAGCAGGAAAAGATTTAAGTAATTTTATCTGTCTTACAATAGGAACAGGTATAGGTGGAGGAATTATCCTAAATAATCAGCTTTTTAGAGGAGAAAATTTTGTAGCAGGAGAATTCGGACATATATTAATAAAAAAAGGTGAATTTGAACAGTTTGCTTCTACAACAGCATTAATTAGACTAGTAAAAGAAAGAACTGGAAAGACATTAAATGGAAAAGAAATTTTTGATTTAGAAAAAAAAGAAATAGTGGAATATCAAGAAGTTATTTCTGAGTGGATTGAAAATTTAGCCGAAGGGCTTTCAAGTATAATTTATTGTTTTAATCCAGCAAATATAATACTAGGAGGAGGAGTTATAGAACAAGGAGAACCTCTTATAAATAGAATAAAAAACAGTTTATTTAAAAAGATAGGTCCTCAATTTAAAGAAAAGTTGAATATAACTCAAGCAAAATTAGGAAATAACGCTGGAATGATAGGAGCAAGCTATTTACTTTTAGAGAAAATTAATAAAAGATAA
- a CDS encoding N-acetylneuraminate lyase, with the protein MKGIYSALMVPYNEDGSINEKGLREIIRYNIDKMKVDGLYVGGSTGENFMISTEEKKRVFEITIDEAKDSINLIAQVGSINLNEAVELGKYVTKLGYKCLSAVTPFYYKFDFSEIKDYYETIVRETGNYMIIYSIPFLTGVNMSLSQFGELFENEKIIGVKFTAGDFYLLERVRKAFPDKLIFAGFDEMLLPATVLGVDGAIGSTYNINGIRAKQIFELAKNSKIDEALKIQHTTNDLIEGILSNGLYQTIKEILKLEGVDAGYCRRPMKKISQKQIEFAKELHKKFLKN; encoded by the coding sequence ATGAAAGGAATATATTCAGCATTAATGGTTCCATACAATGAAGATGGAAGTATTAATGAAAAAGGATTAAGAGAAATTATAAGATATAACATTGATAAAATGAAAGTTGATGGATTATATGTAGGTGGAAGTACTGGGGAAAACTTTATGATTTCTACTGAGGAAAAGAAAAGAGTTTTTGAAATTACAATAGATGAGGCAAAAGATTCTATAAATCTTATTGCTCAAGTAGGAAGTATAAACTTAAATGAGGCTGTGGAATTAGGAAAATATGTAACAAAATTAGGTTATAAATGTCTATCTGCTGTAACTCCTTTCTATTATAAATTTGATTTTTCTGAAATAAAAGACTACTATGAAACTATAGTTAGAGAAACAGGAAATTATATGATAATATATTCTATTCCATTTTTAACTGGAGTTAATATGTCTCTTTCTCAATTTGGTGAATTATTTGAAAATGAAAAAATCATAGGAGTAAAATTCACTGCTGGTGATTTTTATCTTTTAGAAAGAGTTAGAAAAGCTTTCCCAGATAAATTAATCTTTGCTGGTTTTGATGAAATGCTATTACCAGCTACTGTTCTTGGTGTAGATGGTGCAATAGGAAGTACCTATAATATAAATGGAATAAGAGCTAAACAAATATTTGAATTAGCAAAAAATTCTAAAATAGATGAAGCTTTAAAAATTCAACATACAACTAATGATTTAATAGAAGGAATTTTATCCAATGGTCTATACCAAACAATAAAAGAAATATTAAAACTTGAAGGAGTAGATGCTGGTTATTGTAGAAGACCTATGAAAAAAATCAGTCAAAAACAAATTGAATTTGCAAAAGAACTTCATAAAAAATTTTTAAAAAATTAA